Proteins from a genomic interval of Zingiber officinale cultivar Zhangliang chromosome 2A, Zo_v1.1, whole genome shotgun sequence:
- the LOC122042953 gene encoding cationic amino acid transporter 1-like: MGTEEGESDAAGGVVVAVKRRRGCSCTKDDFFPEETFQSWESYMRSLRQTGPRLRDRLFSRSQEHAELHEVRERSGHEMKKNLNWWDLMWFGIGAVIGSGIFVLTGQEANSVVGPAVVLSYVVSGISAMLSVFCYTEFAVEIPVAGGSFSYLRVELGDFVAFVAAGNILLEYVIGGAAVARSWTSYFATLLNHQPNDFLIHATALASDYSHLDPIAVVVIAIVCLVAAVSTKGTSRFNYIASILHVVVILFVIVAGLTKAKSSNLDDFFHFGARGIFHASAVLFFAYVGFDAVSTMAEETKNPARDIPIGLVCSMSITTLAYCAMAITLCLMQPYGNIDPHAPFSVAFQNVGMNWAKYIVAFGALKGMTTVLLVSAVGQARYLTHMARTHMMPPWLAHVHPRTGTPINATVVMLVATAVIAFFTDLGILANLLSISTLFIFMLVALALLVRRYYVSGQTSSADRAKLVGFLLLILASSIATAVYWAATDKGWVAYVVTVPAWLLATAGLWWWVPQARQPRLWGVPLVPWLPSASIAINIFLLGSIDGKSFMRFGIWTVLLLLYYFFVGLHATYDTAKATEAASAGKTMEEGSAMDNDTHS, translated from the exons ATGGGAACAGAGGAAGGCGAGAGTGATGCTGCCGGCGGAGTGGTGGTGGCGGTGAAGCGTCGCCGAGGGTGTTCCTGCACGAAGGATGACTTCTTCCCGGAGGAGACGTTCCAGAGCTGGGAGAGCTACATGCGGTCGCTCAGGCAGACGGGGCCGCGCCTCCGGGACCGGCTGTTCTCCCGGTCGCAGGAGCACGCGGAGCTGCACGAGGTGCGCGAGCGCAGCGGCCACGAGATGAAGAAGAACCTCAACTGGTGGGACCTCATGTGGTTCGGCATCGGCGCCGTCATCGGCTCCGGCATCTTCGTCCTCACCGGCCAGGAGGCCAACAGCGTCGTCGGCCCCGCCGTCGTCCTCTCTTACGTCGTGTCAGGCATCTCCGCCATGCTCTCGGTCTTCTGCTACACGGAGTTCGCCGTCGAGATCCCCGTCGCCG GTGGGTCGTTTTCGTATCTGAGGGTCGAGTTGGGGGACTTCGTGGCGTTCGTCGCCGCCGGCAACATCCTACTGGAGTACGTGATCGGCGGGGCGGCCGTGGCCCGCTCCTGGACGTCCTACTTCGCCACTCTGCTCAACCACCAGCCCAACGACTTCCTCATCCACGCCACCGCCCTAGCCTCCGACTACAGCCACCTCGACCCAATCGCCGTCGTCGTCATCGCCATCGTCTGCCTGGTGGCGGCGGTGAGCACCAAGGGCACTTCCCGCTTCAATTACATCGCCTCCATCCTCCATGTGGTCGTCATCCTCTTCGTCATCGTCGCCGGCCTCACCAAGGCCAAATCCTCCAACCTCGACGACTTCTTCCACTTCGGGGCCCGCGGCATCTTCCACGCCTCCGCCGTGCTCTTCTTCGCCTACGTCGGCTTCGACGCGGTGTCCACCATGGCGGAGGAGACCAAGAACCCAGCGCGCGACATCCCCATCGGCCTCGTGTGCTCCATGTCCATCACCACGCTCGCCTACTGCGCGATGGCCATCACGCTCTGTCTGATGCAGCCGTACGGCAACATCGATCCCCACGCCCCCTTTTCGGTGGCCTTCCAGAACGTGGGCATGAACTGGGCCAAGTACATCGTCGCCTTCGGGGCGCTCAAGGGCATGACCACCGTGCTCCTCGTCTCCGCCGTCGGCCAGGCCCGCTACTTGACCCACATGGCCCGGACACACATGATGCCGCCTTGGTTAGCCCACGTCCATCCCCGCACCGGCACCCCCATCAACGCCACCGTCGTCATGCTCGTCGCCACCGCCGTAATCGCCTTCTTCACCGACCTCGGCATCCTCGCCAACCTCCTCTCCATCTCCACGCTCTTCATCTTCATGCTCGTGGCCCTTGCCCTCCTCGTGCGCCGCTATTACGTCAGCGGCCAGACGTCGAGCGCAGACCGGGCCAAATTGGTCGGCTTCCTCCTGCTCATCCTGGCCTCCTCCATCGCGACGGCGGTCTACTGGGCGGCGACCGACAAGGGGTGGGTGGCGTACGTGGTGACGGTTCCGGCGTGGCTGCTGGCCACGGCGGGACTGTGGTGGTGGGTGCCGCAGGCGAGGCAGCCGAGGTTGTGGGGGGTGCCGCTGGTACCCTGGCTGCCGTCGGCGTCCATCGCCATCAATATATTCTTGTTGGGCTCGATCGACGGGAAGTCGTTCATGCGGTTCGGCATATGGACGGTATTGCTGCTGCTATACTACTTCTTCGTGGGCCTGCACGCTACCTACGACACTGCCAAGGCGACGGAGGCTGCGTCAGCGGGGAAGACGATGGAGGAGGGCAGCGCAATGGACAACGATACACACTCTTAA